The Candidatus Nitrosymbiomonas proteolyticus genome has a segment encoding these proteins:
- a CDS encoding glucose-1-phosphate thymidylyltransferase, whose protein sequence is MNVVIPMAGAGSRFVAAGYSIPKPFIPIKGRSMIEHVLDNLEVPGAKYYLLCRLEHLAHLQNTNLPYRSDVAFIPVQRPTEGAACTVLHAETFIDSDEPLLIANSDQYVRYDKEAWLRFLSESEAGIMTFPSTESKWSYAREENGRVVEVAEKRPISNWATVGVYSFRRGSDWVRGANRMIQADKRVRGEFYVCPVFNELTEELFVRTFPVTEMFGIGTPEDLQRHYDQVAA, encoded by the coding sequence GTGAACGTTGTGATCCCCATGGCCGGCGCAGGCTCGCGTTTCGTCGCAGCGGGGTATTCGATCCCGAAGCCGTTCATCCCCATCAAAGGCCGGTCGATGATCGAGCACGTGCTGGACAACCTCGAAGTCCCCGGCGCGAAGTATTACCTCTTGTGCCGACTCGAACACCTCGCGCACCTGCAAAACACCAACCTGCCGTACCGTTCGGATGTGGCGTTTATCCCGGTGCAGCGGCCCACGGAAGGGGCGGCCTGCACCGTCCTGCACGCCGAGACGTTTATCGATTCCGACGAGCCGCTCCTCATCGCCAACAGCGACCAGTACGTTCGCTACGACAAGGAGGCCTGGTTGCGGTTCCTAAGCGAGTCGGAGGCCGGAATCATGACCTTCCCCTCCACCGAGTCGAAGTGGAGCTATGCCCGCGAAGAGAACGGCCGAGTCGTCGAGGTCGCGGAAAAGCGGCCGATCAGCAACTGGGCGACGGTCGGCGTGTACTCCTTCCGGCGCGGATCGGACTGGGTACGGGGAGCGAATCGAATGATCCAGGCCGATAAGCGAGTACGGGGCGAGTTCTACGTTTGCCCGGTGTTCAATGAACTCACAGAAGAGCTCTTTGTGCGAACGTTCCCTGTGACCGAGATGTTCGGAATCGGGACGCCCGAGGACCTCCAACGACATTACGATCAGGTGGCGGCATAA
- a CDS encoding HAD family hydrolase → MLRAVLFDLDGVLVNACDLHFEALNRALEPYGCPIPYEEHLTGFNGLPTAVKLKRLSEEGKLPLDAHEPVHQAKQKYTIELIEDRIEPDSTKVELLEILRLSGLKIGVCSNAITESVGRMLKAVGVERLPHLVLGNEAVSNNKPHPDIYWAACQRLGLQPYESTIVEDSPIGLQAAEAAGPRSVIAVSGPQEVNVTLLNRILDEPQELRRAA, encoded by the coding sequence ATGCTTCGAGCCGTACTCTTCGATCTCGACGGAGTCCTCGTCAACGCGTGCGATTTGCACTTCGAGGCGCTCAACCGGGCGCTTGAGCCTTATGGCTGCCCTATCCCCTATGAGGAGCACCTCACCGGGTTCAACGGGCTGCCTACGGCGGTCAAGCTGAAGCGACTCAGCGAGGAAGGCAAACTGCCCTTGGACGCGCACGAGCCGGTCCACCAGGCCAAGCAGAAGTACACGATCGAGCTGATCGAAGATCGCATCGAGCCCGACTCCACGAAGGTCGAGCTTCTGGAGATTCTCCGGCTGTCGGGACTCAAGATCGGTGTCTGTTCCAACGCAATCACGGAGAGCGTAGGGCGGATGCTGAAAGCGGTCGGGGTCGAGCGGCTGCCCCACTTGGTGCTCGGCAATGAGGCCGTCTCCAACAACAAGCCCCATCCCGACATCTATTGGGCAGCCTGCCAGCGACTTGGCCTGCAGCCCTACGAATCGACGATCGTCGAAGACTCCCCCATCGGTTTGCAGGCAGCCGAAGCCGCGGGCCCTCGCTCGGTCATCGCCGTTTCTGGCCCCCAGGAGGTAAACGTCACATTGCTCAATCGTATTCTCGATGAACCCCAGGAGCTTAGGAGGGCCGCGTGA
- a CDS encoding Fe2+ transporter FeoA: MIIYVAMTKDEVTARSWILLDALPLGRRAIVRAIHLKGAERRRLLDLGFTVGAQVEAVQRSPLGDPVAYRVRGSLLALRAEQASDIEVEPCAA; this comes from the coding sequence GTGATAATATATGTAGCCATGACTAAAGATGAGGTCACTGCGCGATCTTGGATCCTGCTGGACGCCCTTCCCTTAGGGAGACGGGCGATCGTACGCGCGATTCATCTGAAGGGCGCGGAGCGCAGAAGGCTGCTCGACCTTGGCTTTACGGTCGGCGCCCAAGTGGAGGCGGTCCAGCGGAGTCCCCTGGGTGATCCGGTTGCCTATCGAGTTCGGGGTTCGCTTTTGGCGCTCAGAGCCGAACAGGCAAGCGATATCGAGGTGGAGCCATGCGCGGCGTAG
- a CDS encoding Fe2+ transporter FeoB, with amino-acid sequence MRGVAEGSAKGCEGCANCGPTLITAGMNLSDCDYVVALAGNPNTGKSTVFNALTGLRQHVGNWPGKTVQRAEGAMAVGKGDARKKYKIVDLPGTYSLLSQSTDEEIARDFLLFGSPDVTVIVVDATCLERNLNLVLQVLEITSRAVVALNLMDEAERNGLKVDPRALARDLGVPVIPMAARRGRGVRELVAAIGEIAANPNGARPRPSTPLPAKLESAIEDLSHQIIEAYPNLPNARWIALRLIEGDPSVTREVEAGTLGQIGHDLSVESTRPKASAEAAL; translated from the coding sequence ATGCGCGGCGTAGCCGAGGGAAGCGCCAAGGGTTGTGAGGGCTGCGCGAATTGCGGGCCGACTCTAATCACAGCCGGAATGAACCTCTCGGACTGCGACTATGTGGTAGCGCTCGCAGGGAATCCGAACACGGGGAAGAGCACCGTATTCAACGCCCTGACCGGACTTCGGCAGCACGTGGGGAACTGGCCTGGGAAAACCGTCCAGAGAGCGGAAGGCGCGATGGCGGTCGGCAAGGGGGACGCGAGAAAGAAGTATAAGATCGTCGACTTGCCGGGAACGTACTCGTTGCTCTCGCAAAGTACGGACGAAGAGATCGCCCGCGACTTCTTGCTGTTTGGAAGTCCTGACGTAACGGTGATCGTTGTAGACGCAACCTGCTTGGAACGGAATCTCAACCTGGTGCTGCAGGTGCTGGAGATCACGAGCCGAGCAGTGGTGGCTTTGAACCTAATGGATGAAGCGGAAAGGAACGGCCTGAAGGTCGATCCCCGGGCGCTGGCACGGGACCTGGGGGTACCCGTGATTCCCATGGCTGCCCGGCGCGGCCGTGGGGTTCGCGAGCTTGTGGCGGCGATCGGGGAGATCGCTGCTAACCCCAACGGCGCGCGGCCAAGGCCCTCGACTCCACTCCCGGCCAAACTGGAGTCGGCGATTGAAGACCTCAGCCATCAGATCATCGAGGCGTACCCGAACCTCCCCAACGCAAGATGGATCGCACTCCGGCTGATCGAAGGCGATCCCAGCGTGACGCGGGAGGTCGAAGCCGGCACCCTCGGGCAGATTGGGCACGACCTGAGCGTGGAATCGACGCGGCCAAAGGCCAGCGCGGAGGCCGCATTGTGA
- a CDS encoding Fe2+ transporter FeoB, translated as MSAASPILSTAQRYRSEFGEGMHDEIVGALYEEASRIASQAVWQEGAERKLRWDQWLDKVLTSRIWGFPAMALLFGAVFWVTITGANVPSSLLGDLLMGTVYGWLHQGANALHAPEWLSGFLIDGVYLAMAWVVSVMLPPMAIFFPVFTLLEDLGYLPRVAFNLDRAFKGAGAHGKQALSMMMGFGCNAAGVVSTRIIDSPRERLIAILTNNFSICNGRWPTLILMATIFVAATMPPAFASAVAAATVVGIAALGVVFTLLTSKLLSKTLLKGESSVFTLELPPYRPPRVLQTLYTSLIDRTLLVLWRAVVMAAPAGAVIWLISNVSVAGNSLAHWMVSGLEPLGVWVGLNGVILVAYIVAIPANEIIIPTILMLTLNLAKSSLASQGVMIELEESDIKGVLTGLGGWTALTGINLMLFSLLHNPCSTTLLTIFKETGSKKWTLISALLPLAIGFAVCFLTASVARLLGWA; from the coding sequence GTGAGCGCGGCCTCCCCAATTCTTTCGACCGCCCAGCGGTACCGCTCTGAATTCGGCGAAGGGATGCACGACGAGATCGTGGGCGCGCTGTATGAAGAAGCCTCGCGCATCGCCTCGCAGGCCGTTTGGCAAGAAGGCGCGGAGCGCAAGCTGCGATGGGACCAGTGGCTCGATAAGGTCCTGACCAGCCGAATCTGGGGCTTTCCTGCGATGGCGCTGCTGTTTGGCGCGGTCTTTTGGGTGACGATCACCGGCGCGAACGTCCCTTCGTCGTTGCTGGGCGACCTCTTGATGGGCACGGTCTACGGCTGGCTCCACCAGGGAGCGAACGCCCTCCACGCGCCGGAATGGCTGTCCGGATTCCTGATCGACGGCGTGTACCTGGCGATGGCGTGGGTGGTTAGCGTGATGCTTCCTCCGATGGCGATCTTCTTCCCGGTGTTCACGTTGCTCGAAGACCTCGGGTACCTGCCGAGGGTGGCCTTCAATTTGGACCGGGCGTTCAAGGGCGCGGGCGCGCACGGAAAGCAGGCCCTCAGCATGATGATGGGGTTCGGATGCAACGCTGCCGGGGTGGTGAGCACTCGAATCATCGACAGCCCGAGAGAGCGCCTGATTGCCATCCTCACGAACAACTTCTCGATCTGCAACGGCCGTTGGCCGACGCTGATTCTTATGGCCACGATCTTCGTCGCGGCCACCATGCCACCCGCGTTCGCGAGCGCGGTGGCCGCCGCAACGGTGGTCGGAATCGCCGCACTGGGGGTGGTTTTCACGCTCTTGACCTCGAAACTCCTTAGCAAGACCCTCTTGAAGGGCGAATCGTCGGTCTTCACCCTCGAACTGCCCCCCTACCGCCCGCCAAGGGTTCTCCAGACGCTCTACACTTCTCTGATCGACCGGACTCTGCTCGTCCTTTGGCGAGCGGTCGTGATGGCCGCGCCCGCAGGCGCCGTGATCTGGCTGATCTCCAACGTATCGGTCGCCGGAAACTCGCTCGCGCACTGGATGGTTTCGGGGCTCGAACCGCTCGGCGTGTGGGTCGGCCTCAACGGAGTGATTCTCGTCGCGTACATCGTCGCGATCCCCGCCAACGAGATCATCATTCCGACGATCCTCATGCTGACGCTCAACCTCGCCAAGTCTTCGCTCGCGTCCCAAGGGGTTATGATCGAACTTGAGGAGTCCGACATCAAGGGCGTGCTGACGGGGCTGGGTGGATGGACCGCGCTCACAGGGATCAACCTCATGCTGTTCAGTCTTCTCCACAACCCCTGCAGCACCACGCTCCTGACGATTTTCAAGGAGACCGGGAGCAAGAAGTGGACTCTAATTTCGGCTTTACTGCCGCTTGCGATCGGGTTTGCAGTTTGCTTTCTGACGGCGTCGGTCGCGCGGTTGCTGGGCTGGGCGTAG
- a CDS encoding nicotinate-nucleotide pyrophosphorylase (carboxylating) yields the protein MSSWLQPEPTNWWHVVDDAIEEDVGSGDLTSGCIDPEQTSRFYIEVQGDGVLCGLGIAEYLLTPYPSDPDGCGLATLSTDGDLVERGQRVCEGNLPTRRVLMAERTLLNFMMHLSGVATLTRHFVDKVQGTKAKITDTRKTIPTLRSLQKYAVRCGGGHNHRMGLFDGVLLKDNHIAATGGIRSTIARVRDYAPHLVKIEVECTSIEQVDEAVEAGADVILLDNMDPFMMRDAVKKYEGRVVFEASGGISHDTVRGVAQTGVDLISLGMLTHSAPALPMHLELA from the coding sequence GTGAGCTCTTGGCTGCAACCCGAACCCACCAACTGGTGGCACGTCGTCGACGATGCGATCGAAGAAGACGTGGGTAGCGGAGACCTCACTTCAGGTTGCATCGACCCTGAGCAGACCTCGCGTTTTTACATCGAAGTGCAAGGCGACGGGGTGCTTTGCGGGCTCGGTATCGCCGAATACCTGCTCACGCCCTATCCCAGCGACCCGGACGGTTGCGGGCTCGCAACCCTTAGTACGGACGGCGACCTCGTCGAACGCGGGCAGAGGGTTTGTGAGGGCAACCTCCCGACGCGCCGAGTGCTCATGGCGGAGCGAACCCTCCTCAACTTCATGATGCACCTCAGCGGCGTGGCGACTCTGACCCGCCATTTCGTCGACAAGGTCCAAGGTACGAAGGCCAAAATCACCGACACCCGCAAGACGATTCCCACGCTCCGAAGCCTACAGAAGTACGCGGTCAGGTGCGGGGGCGGACACAACCACCGCATGGGCCTGTTCGATGGGGTTCTCTTGAAGGACAACCACATCGCCGCGACAGGAGGCATTCGCTCGACGATCGCTCGAGTTCGCGACTACGCCCCCCATCTGGTGAAGATCGAGGTCGAATGCACTTCGATCGAACAGGTCGACGAGGCGGTGGAAGCCGGCGCGGACGTGATCCTTCTCGATAACATGGACCCGTTCATGATGCGGGACGCCGTCAAGAAGTACGAAGGCAGGGTCGTGTTCGAAGCGAGTGGCGGGATCTCCCACGACACGGTGCGAGGGGTCGCCCAAACGGGAGTCGATCTGATCTCGCTAGGGATGCTGACTCACTCGGCACCTGCGCTCCCCATGCACCTGGAGCTTGCGTGA
- a CDS encoding biotin--[acetyl-CoA-carboxylase] ligase, with the protein MKSPLLEGPWVELESVDSTQNYVARCLRGESGLPVPGVALAREQTAGRGRFDRAWWSPPGSSLSMSLVFGGYPDAPRPWLLGMAVAVAAARVVHCRLKWPNDLIVNGRKIGGILTEMMRDAQGRAIPVVGVGINLTQTEFPPDLASTATSLLMEYGVAQRAGDLARRIVDALSDLPEPDDWPSLAPVWNQFDETKGRRYRLSSGESGIAIGIGPQGELLCEVEGVPRIVYAADDATTNVAV; encoded by the coding sequence GTGAAATCCCCGCTTCTTGAGGGTCCTTGGGTCGAACTCGAAAGCGTCGATTCGACCCAGAACTACGTCGCCCGGTGCCTTCGCGGGGAGTCGGGCCTGCCAGTACCTGGGGTGGCGCTGGCGAGGGAACAGACCGCCGGACGCGGGAGGTTCGACAGGGCGTGGTGGAGCCCACCTGGAAGCTCGCTTTCGATGAGCCTGGTGTTCGGCGGGTACCCGGACGCCCCTCGGCCTTGGCTCTTGGGGATGGCCGTAGCGGTTGCCGCCGCGAGGGTGGTTCATTGCCGCCTGAAATGGCCCAACGACCTGATCGTCAACGGCAGGAAGATCGGCGGAATCCTGACCGAGATGATGCGCGACGCTCAGGGGAGGGCCATTCCGGTCGTAGGAGTGGGGATCAACCTCACGCAAACGGAGTTTCCCCCCGATCTTGCATCGACCGCCACGAGCTTGCTCATGGAGTACGGCGTCGCTCAGAGGGCCGGTGATCTCGCACGGCGCATCGTGGACGCGCTTTCTGACCTTCCGGAACCTGACGACTGGCCCTCGCTCGCCCCGGTTTGGAATCAGTTCGATGAAACGAAAGGTCGTCGGTATCGGCTGAGTTCGGGGGAGTCGGGGATCGCCATCGGAATCGGCCCGCAGGGCGAACTGCTTTGCGAGGTGGAGGGCGTGCCGCGAATCGTCTACGCCGCGGACGACGCGACGACGAACGTGGCCGTCTAG